Proteins encoded in a region of the Vicia villosa cultivar HV-30 ecotype Madison, WI linkage group LG5, Vvil1.0, whole genome shotgun sequence genome:
- the LOC131602275 gene encoding sulfite reductase [ferredoxin], chloroplastic gives MTTSFAAAALRDPKLQIPTYHGLRSSSAASSLSRNALSIPSSTRSSSLIRAVSTPAKSETVTEKRSKVEIFKEQSNFIRYPLNEDMLNDAPNLSEAATQLIKFHGSYQQYNRDERGSRTYSFMIRTKNPCGKVSNQLYLTMDDLADQFGIGTLRLTTRQTFQLHGVVKKDLKTVMGSIIRNMGSSLGACGDLNRNVLAPAAPIVRKDYLFAQETAENIAALLTPQSGFYYDVWVDGERFMSAEPPEVVQARNDNSHGTNFTDSPEPIYGTQFLPRKFKIAVTVPTDNSVDILTNDIGVVVVTGDDGEPQGFNLYVGGGMGRTHRMETTFPRLAEPLGYVPKEDILYAVKAIVVTQRENGRRDDRRYSRLKYLIDSWGIDKFRNEVEQYYGKKFEPFRSLPEWEFKSYLGWHQQGDGGLYCGLHVDNGRIAGKMKTALREVIEKYHLNVRLTPNQNIILTDIRAAWKRPITTILSQAGLLQPRYVDPLNITAMACPAFPLCPLAITEAERGIPSILKRIRDMFEKVGLKYNESVVVRITGCPNGCARPYMAELGLVGDGPNSYQVWLGGSSNQTSIARSFMDKVKLQDLEKVLEPLFYHWKQKRNSKESFGDFTVRLGFEKLKEFIEKWEGPVVAPTARHNLKLFTDKETYEAMDGLAKLQNKNAHQLAMEVVRNYIASNQNGKGETFN, from the exons ATGACGACGTCGTTTGCAGCAGCGGCGCTCAGAGACCCTAAGCTTCAGATCCCAACCTACCATGGCTTACGCTCTTCCTCCGCCGCATCTTCTCTCTCCCGCAATGCTCTCTCCATCCCTTCATCCACTCGCTCCTCCTCCCTCATACGCGCTGTTTCCACT CCTGCAAAGTCTGAAACAGTTACTGAGAAGAGGAGCAAGGTTGAGATATTCAAGGAACAGAGCAATTTCATAAGGTATCCTCTTAACGAGGATATGTTGAATGATGCGCCGAATTTAAGCGAAGCTGCAACTCAGTTGATCAAGTTTCATGGTAGTTATCAACAGTACAACAGAGACGAGCGTGGTTCGAGAACCTATTCGTTTATGATACGGACGAAGAACCCTTGTGGTAAGGTTTCGAATCAGCTTTACTTGACTATGGATGATCTTGCTGATCAGTTTGGAATTGGGACACTTAGATTGACTACTAGACAGACGTTTCAGCTGCATGGTGTTGTTAAGAAGGATCTTAAGACGGTTATGGGTTCTATTATTAGAAATATGGGGTCGAGTTTAGGTGCGTGTGGTGATCTTAATAGAAATGTGCTGGCTCCTGCTGCTCCGATTGTGAGGAAGGATTATCTCTTTGCTCAGGAAACTGCAGAGAATATTGCTGCACTGTTGACTCCTCAATCTGGTTTTTATTATGATGTTTGGGTAGATGGGGAAAGATTTATGTCAGCAGAACCGCCTGAGGTAGTTCAGGCACGAAATGATAATTCTCATGGTACAAACTTCACGGATTCACCTGAGCCCATATATGGAACTCAGTTCTTGCCAAGGAAATTCAAAATTGCAGTTACCGTGCCAACTGATAACTCTGTGGATATTCTCACAAATGatattggtgttgttgttgttactggTGATGATGGGGAGCCTCAAGGATTCAATCTTTAT GTTGGTGGGGGGATGGGAAGAACACACAGGATGGAAACCACTTTTCCCCGCTTGGCTGAACCATTGGGTTACGTGCCAAAAGAGGATATTTTGTATGCAGTGAAAGCAATTGTTGTTACACAACGAGAAAACGGGAGAAGAGATGACCGCAGGTATAGTAGATTGAAATATCTGATCGACTCTTGGGGAATAGATAAGTTCAGAAATGAAGTCGAGCAATATTATGGCAAGAAGTTTGAACCTTTCCGCAGCTTGccagaatgggaattcaaaagttaTCTTGGATGGCATCAGCAG GGCGATGGTGGTTTATATTGTGGGCTTCATGTTGACAATGGTCGTATTGCTGGAAAAATGAAAACGGCATTGAGGGAGGTTATTGAGAAGTATCATTTGAATGTTAGATTAACTCCAAATCAGAACATCATATTGACTGATATTCGAGCTGCATGGAAACGTCCCATCACAACCATTCTTTCTCAGGCTGGTCTGCTG CAACCTAGGTATGTAGATCCCCTTAATATAACGGCTATGGCATGCCCTGCTTTCCCATTATGTCCCCTGGCAATTACTGAAGCTGAACGTGGAATACCAAGTATTCTTAAGCGGATCCGTGACATGTTTGAGAAG GTTGGTCTGAAGTATAATGAATCTGTGGTTGTAAGGATAACTGGCTGTCCTAATGGTTGTGCTAGACCATATATGGCTGAACTTGGACTGGTTGGTGACGGCCCAAATAGCTACCAG GTTTGGCTTGGAGGCAGCAGTAACCAAACATCAATAGCGCGGAGTTTCATGGACAAGGTGAAGCTTCAAGACCTTGAAAAAGTTTTGGAGCCATTGTTTTATCATTGGAAGCAAAAGCGTAATTCTAAAGAATCATTTGGCGACTTTACAGTTCGACTG GGATTTGAGAAGCTTAAAGAATTCATTGAGAAATGGGAGGGTCCAGTAGTAGCACCAACAGCACGCCACAACCTGAAGCTTTTTACCGATAAAGAGACATACGAAGCAATGGATGGGTTAGCTAAGCTTCAAAACAAAAATGCTCATCAGTTGGCCATGGAAGTTGTCCGCAATTATATTGCTTCCAACCAAAATGGAAAAGGTGAAACATTTAATTGA